A region of Vigna radiata var. radiata cultivar VC1973A chromosome 6, Vradiata_ver6, whole genome shotgun sequence DNA encodes the following proteins:
- the LOC106763778 gene encoding lysM domain receptor-like kinase 4 — translation MNHVAFLFTTMLFLLCFDGKAQQNYSGNSXLSCKNDDKMGPSPSFLYTCNGLNKSCMAFLIFKSXPPFNTILTVSNLTSSNPEELARINDVTVLTEFPTGKEVIVPLNCSCLSRDYYQAETEYVSGQSSTDFSVANDTFQGLTTCDSLMRANPYGEFDLHPGMELHVPLRCACPTMHQVTNGTKYLLTYSVNWHDNITSIATRFNVAAGNLVDANGFNTPTETLFPFTTVLIPLPNEPLSSMTKVVSDPPDMSPSLICSSMKCKSKGKFYTAIATTGGSIVVLCVVLYGGFLFRKRSARFVKRGEEGEKAKSLSSDDIRGEIAIIEHHSKVYEFEEVQEATENFSSKNRIKGSVFRGVFGEEKNILAVKKMRGDAAKEVNLLKRINHFNLIKLXGYCENDACSYLVYEYMENGSLREWLSKNRTTEHQILAKRILIALDIANGLQYLHNFTEPSYVHRNINCGNILLNKDLRAKIANFAQAEESERKITSGCXLSDMERGYISPEYLEAGIVTTKMDVYAXGVVLLELITSEDFVTIPEEREAMLHVVIVNFIGKENEEEKVSXFVDPSFTGNNEKVCALQLIKLGLTCLIQQPEERPTMVQVVSRLLKIYVSYMDKIQNISS, via the coding sequence ATGAATCATGTTGCATTTCTCTTCACAACAATgttgtttcttctttgttttgatGGCAAGGCACAGCAAAATTACTCTGGGAATTCANTTCTCAGCTGCAAGAATGATGACAAAATGGGGCCTTCACCTTCATTCCTCTATACCTGCAATGGCCTCAACAAATCATGCATGGCCTTCTTAATCTTCAAATCAAGNCCTCCTTTTAACACCATACTCACAGTTTCCAACCTCACNTCATCAAACCCAGAAGAGCTTGCAAGAATCAATGATGTAACTGTGCTCACAGAGTTCCCAACTGGGAAAGAAGTGATTGTCCCTCTNAACTGTTCTTGTTTAAGTAGGGACTATTACCAAGCTGAAACTGAATATGTATCGGGGCAATCATCAACAGATTTCTCAGTGGCAAATGATACTTTTCAGGGTTTGACCACTTGTGATTCGCTCATGCGTGCTAATCCATATGGGGAATTTGATTTGCATCCTGGCATGGAGTTGCACGTGCCACTCAGATGTGCTTGTCCAACAATGCATCAGGTCACAAACGGCACCAAGTATTTGCTGACATACTCAGTGAACTGGCATGATAACATTACAAGTATTGCTACAAGATTCAATGTAGCAGCAGGTAATTTGGTTGATGCTAATGGTTTTAACACACCAACAGAAACTCTTTTTCCCTTCACAACTGTTCTTATTCCTTTGCCAAATGAACCTCTGAGTTCGATGACCAAAGTTGTTAGTGATCCACCAGATATGTCACCTTCTCTTATTTGCAGCTCCATGAAGTGCAAGTCAAAGGGGAAATTCTACACTGCTATTGCCACCACAGGGGGTTCCATTGTGGTTCTGTGTGTTGTCCTTTATGGGGGTTTTCTGTTCAGAAAGAGATCTGCAAGGTTCGTTAAGAGAGGTGAAGAAGGTGAGAAAGCAAAGAGCTTATCTTCAGATGATATCCGTGGTGAGATAGCAATCATTGAGCATCACTCTAAAGTTTATGAGTTTGAGGAAGTACAGGAGGCCACAGAAAATTTTAGTTCAAAGAATAGAATTAAAGGTTCAGTGTTTCGTGGGGTATTTGGTGAAGAGAAGAACATATTGGCTGTTAAAAAAATGAGAGGAGATGCAGCCAAGGAAGTGAATTTGCTGAAAAGAATCAATCATTTCAACCTGATAAAGCTGNAGGGTTACTGTGAAAACGATGCTTGTTCTTATCTTGTTTATGAGTATATGGAAAATGGCTCTTTGAGAGAATGGCTAAGCAAAAACAGGACTACAGAGCACCAGATTTTGGCAAAGAGGATTTTGATTGCTCTGGATATTGCAAATGGTCTTCAGTATCTTCACAACTTCACGGAACCTTCCTATGTGCACAGGAACATAAATTGTGGAAACATTCTTCTAAACAAAGATCTAAGAGCCAAGATAGCAAATTTCGCACAAGCAGAAGAATCAGAAAGGAAAATAACTTCCGGTTGTNCCTTGTCAGATATGGAGAGGGGTTATATTTCTCCAGAGTATCTGGAGGCAGGGATAGTGACCACCAAAATGGACGTTTATGCTTTNGGAGTGGTACTGTTGGAATTGATCACAAGTGAAGATTTTGTTACTATACCAGAAGAGAGAGAAGCAATGCTTCATGTAGTCATAGTAAACTTCATTGGAAAAgagaatgaagaagagaagGTGAGTNTGTTCGTTGATCCTAGCTTCACTGGAAACAATGAGAAAGTGTGTGCTCTCCAGCTAATTAA